The following proteins are co-located in the Microbulbifer sp. VAAF005 genome:
- the betA gene encoding choline dehydrogenase: MSEFDYIIVGAGSAGCVLANRLSAQEDKKVLLVETGGSDRSIFIQMPTALSIPMNTEKYAWQFTTEPEPHLDNRSMHCPRGKVLGGSSSINGMVYVRGHAKDFDEWAQHGAEGWDYAHCLPYFKRSETWAFGGDDYRGDEGPLGVNNGNEMANPLYGAFIEAGKEAGYDYTADYNGEQQEGFGPMHMTVKDGKRWSTANAYLKPAMQRPNLTVLTHATVHKVILEGKRAVGIKLERRGKTLEFKARQEVILSAGPIGSPHLLQLSGIGDPDTLAEAGIELQHELPGVGQNLQDHLEFYFQFRCNQPISLNGKLDPWNKFLIGARWILKKDGLGATNHFESCGFIRSKENVEWPDLQYHFLPAAMRYDGREAFDGHGFQVHIGHNKPKSRGRVKVVSSDPKQSPSILFNYLQEKEDIEGFRACVRLTREIINQPAFDEYRGDEIQPGTDIQTDEQIDAFVRESVESAYHPSCSCKMGTDAMAVVDPETRVHGLQGLRVVDSSIFPTIPNGNLNAPTIMVAERAADLILGHPVLAPSEAPVATKATSTQRPGRPARSVS, translated from the coding sequence ATGAGTGAGTTTGACTACATCATTGTCGGCGCCGGCTCTGCCGGTTGCGTTCTGGCCAACCGCCTGTCTGCCCAGGAAGATAAAAAAGTCCTCCTGGTAGAGACCGGTGGCAGCGATCGCAGCATCTTTATCCAGATGCCCACCGCGCTGTCCATCCCCATGAATACTGAGAAGTACGCCTGGCAGTTTACGACTGAACCGGAGCCCCACTTGGATAACCGCAGTATGCACTGCCCCAGGGGCAAGGTACTCGGTGGTTCCTCCTCGATTAACGGGATGGTTTACGTGCGCGGGCACGCTAAAGACTTTGATGAGTGGGCACAGCACGGCGCCGAAGGCTGGGATTACGCCCACTGCCTGCCCTACTTTAAACGCTCTGAGACCTGGGCTTTCGGCGGTGACGATTACCGTGGTGACGAAGGTCCACTGGGGGTCAATAACGGCAATGAAATGGCCAACCCCCTTTATGGAGCCTTTATCGAAGCTGGCAAGGAAGCTGGCTACGACTACACCGCAGATTACAATGGTGAGCAGCAAGAGGGCTTTGGCCCCATGCATATGACGGTAAAAGATGGTAAGCGTTGGTCTACCGCCAACGCTTACCTAAAACCGGCAATGCAGCGCCCCAATTTGACGGTATTGACCCACGCCACTGTGCATAAGGTGATTCTGGAAGGTAAACGGGCAGTCGGAATCAAACTTGAACGCAGGGGAAAGACCCTGGAATTCAAGGCGCGGCAGGAGGTCATCCTCAGCGCAGGTCCCATCGGCTCCCCTCACCTTCTTCAGCTCTCCGGAATCGGAGATCCAGACACTCTGGCAGAAGCCGGTATCGAACTCCAACACGAACTCCCCGGCGTCGGCCAAAACTTGCAGGACCATCTGGAGTTCTATTTCCAGTTCCGCTGCAACCAACCGATTTCCCTGAATGGCAAGCTCGATCCGTGGAATAAATTCCTGATCGGCGCTCGTTGGATACTGAAGAAGGATGGTCTCGGAGCCACCAACCATTTCGAGTCCTGCGGTTTTATTCGCTCCAAAGAAAATGTGGAGTGGCCGGACCTGCAATATCACTTCCTGCCAGCAGCCATGCGCTATGACGGCCGCGAAGCATTCGATGGCCACGGCTTCCAGGTGCATATTGGGCACAACAAGCCCAAGAGTCGCGGCAGGGTCAAAGTAGTGAGCAGTGATCCCAAGCAATCCCCTTCAATCCTGTTCAACTATTTGCAGGAGAAAGAGGACATCGAGGGTTTCCGTGCTTGTGTGCGACTGACTCGCGAGATTATCAATCAGCCAGCTTTCGACGAATACCGAGGCGATGAAATCCAGCCCGGCACCGATATCCAGACTGATGAACAAATTGACGCTTTCGTACGGGAATCCGTCGAGAGTGCTTACCACCCATCCTGCTCCTGCAAGATGGGCACTGATGCAATGGCAGTGGTAGACCCGGAAACCCGTGTACACGGATTGCAGGGCTTGAGAGTTGTAGATTCCTCCATCTTTCCGACCATTCCCAACGGCAACCTGAATGCGCCCACCATTATGGTGGCGGAGCGGGCTGCTGACCTGATTTTAGGGCACCCAGTATTGGCGCCCTCCGAGGCACCGGTAGCGACCAAGGCTACCAGCACTCAGCGACCTGGCCGCCCTGCGCGCTCAGTTAGCTGA
- a CDS encoding macro domain-containing protein — protein MNVVEGDLIKMALEGHFDVIVHGCNCQCQMGKGIALTIKKLFPEAYAADLGTEKGSRLKLGTYSSAYISQLEASFTVVNAYTQFHWRGKGVMADYEAIRSVFTKVKKDFPGKRIGYPLIGAGLAGGDWEVISSIIENELEGENHTLVKFVP, from the coding sequence ATGAACGTAGTAGAAGGTGATTTGATCAAAATGGCACTTGAGGGCCATTTTGATGTAATTGTTCATGGGTGTAATTGCCAGTGCCAAATGGGAAAGGGGATAGCCTTAACTATCAAGAAGCTTTTCCCTGAAGCCTACGCAGCAGACTTGGGTACAGAAAAAGGCTCACGACTTAAACTGGGTACGTATTCAAGTGCTTACATATCACAGTTAGAGGCCAGCTTTACGGTCGTCAATGCTTACACTCAGTTTCACTGGAGAGGTAAGGGGGTAATGGCGGATTATGAGGCTATACGCAGTGTATTCACCAAAGTTAAGAAAGATTTTCCGGGAAAGAGGATTGGGTATCCTCTAATAGGTGCGGGGCTTGCCGGTGGAGATTGGGAGGTAATTTCCAGCATCATAGAAAATGAACTTGAAGGCGAAAATCACACACTTGTTAAGTTTGTGCCGTAA
- a CDS encoding site-specific integrase: MKKQPLTSTKIQPQSPLSSTSNGAGVLLTEDDIQKYLRAATSDSTRKAYRSAIRQFEKWGGRLPADSHSLVSYLLSRAEQLNPRTLDLHLTAIGQWHLYQGIANPVAEPLVQKTMRGIRRTHGKPKQKAKALSLEHIAALTRQLRSQPDSKKKARDLALVLVGFFGAFRRSELVAIQVEDLIWEEEGLIIRLPKSKTDQSGQGMMRALPYGTPEICPARALKSWLDVSGIRTGPAFRSVNRWDTVQSRQLNPTAINDLLKNLGEACGFDFVAELSSHSFRRGLSTSAAREKVGFELIKKQGGWKSDATVWEYIEEGQQFTDNASAILMKKMSELLS; this comes from the coding sequence ATGAAAAAACAGCCTCTAACCTCAACCAAAATCCAACCTCAATCCCCGCTCAGCAGTACATCTAACGGGGCTGGAGTACTTCTGACTGAGGATGACATTCAGAAGTACCTGCGAGCAGCGACTTCAGACAGCACTCGCAAAGCCTATCGGTCTGCCATTCGCCAGTTCGAGAAATGGGGAGGCCGACTCCCCGCCGATAGCCATTCACTGGTTAGCTATCTATTAAGTCGGGCCGAGCAATTGAACCCACGCACCCTGGATTTGCACCTAACCGCCATAGGCCAGTGGCACCTTTATCAAGGCATTGCCAACCCAGTCGCTGAACCGCTGGTGCAGAAAACCATGCGCGGTATTCGCCGCACCCACGGAAAGCCCAAGCAAAAAGCCAAGGCGCTGAGCCTCGAACACATTGCGGCCCTCACCCGACAGTTGCGCTCTCAACCAGATTCCAAGAAGAAGGCCCGTGACTTGGCGTTGGTGCTGGTAGGTTTCTTCGGCGCCTTCCGGCGCAGTGAGTTGGTGGCTATCCAGGTAGAAGACCTGATATGGGAGGAGGAAGGCTTGATCATTCGCCTACCCAAATCAAAGACGGATCAAAGCGGCCAGGGAATGATGCGCGCCCTTCCCTACGGCACCCCTGAAATCTGCCCCGCACGAGCACTTAAGTCCTGGCTAGACGTTAGTGGCATTAGAACTGGGCCAGCATTTCGGTCAGTCAATCGCTGGGATACGGTGCAAAGTCGACAGTTAAACCCCACAGCTATCAACGATCTACTGAAAAATCTCGGGGAAGCCTGCGGTTTTGACTTTGTTGCCGAACTCAGCAGCCACAGCTTTCGCCGAGGCCTGTCTACTTCTGCTGCGCGAGAAAAAGTTGGCTTTGAGCTGATCAAGAAGCAAGGTGGGTGGAAGAGTGATGCCACTGTCTGGGAGTATATTGAGGAGGGGCAACAGTTTACCGACAACGCCTCAGCTATCTTGATGAAGAAGATGTCGGAACTACTATCTTAA
- a CDS encoding TorF family putative porin, translating into MKSTLKLSALTCASLLVLAQQSQAELSSTVNLTTDYTFNGVSQTQNDPALQASLDYGFDSGWYIGTWASNVDFGDDNDTNLEWDFYAGKFMQLTDKVSLDTGLAYYTYHGDSASDDGNYPEAYAKLGYSSNLGESEANGWYSWDYFGGGGSHYIMMLAHTFEFAEGHNVRFSVDRSTSTNLDNWDWDTKKSYNHYRVEYMTSLEGFDFNIAAENTNLDWGEADERVVFSVARTFSL; encoded by the coding sequence ATGAAATCAACTTTGAAACTTTCTGCACTGACCTGTGCTTCCCTGCTGGTGCTTGCCCAACAATCCCAAGCGGAGCTGTCTTCTACTGTTAACCTGACTACTGACTACACCTTTAACGGCGTCAGCCAGACTCAAAACGACCCAGCACTGCAAGCCAGTCTGGACTACGGTTTTGATAGCGGCTGGTATATCGGCACCTGGGCTTCCAACGTGGACTTTGGTGACGACAACGATACGAACCTGGAGTGGGATTTTTACGCAGGTAAGTTCATGCAGCTTACCGACAAAGTGAGCCTGGACACAGGACTCGCCTACTATACCTATCATGGTGATAGCGCTTCTGATGATGGCAATTATCCAGAAGCCTATGCCAAATTGGGCTACAGCTCTAACCTGGGCGAATCGGAAGCTAATGGATGGTACAGCTGGGATTATTTTGGTGGCGGCGGCAGCCACTACATTATGATGCTGGCGCATACCTTTGAGTTTGCCGAGGGGCATAATGTTCGCTTCAGTGTCGACCGTTCTACCTCCACTAATTTGGACAACTGGGACTGGGACACTAAAAAATCGTACAACCACTACAGAGTGGAATATATGACTTCCCTGGAAGGCTTTGATTTCAATATTGCCGCCGAGAATACCAATCTCGATTGGGGCGAGGCTGACGAGCGAGTTGTCTTCTCTGTTGCCCGTACTTTTAGTCTTTAA
- a CDS encoding BCCT family transporter, with protein sequence MTAWLSAGLLFTFTAIIFSLIKWGNVKMVGVTPVKTFTFIAILFTSGLDVGLIMFPLTEFGGYADLAANPEYGFTNALAIEFGFWAFLIWGFYFLTCFYFCIIEPKVKFFEIGLVKLINNVVIIGTCAFTAYLLLSNLPWYLPQVGDGETIVGTFYLIVFAVIAAAVYSSTSLRYVRFLSLATTWMFIGLIAVMWVGAFTGENGSVGDFTSTFALLGGYFGNIHQFVLPLNDYHEFYLFWWFAWSIMIGQFTSRFVGGLRTYQVLAAMLIFPSIPIALWFTVLYYYSSQGLDTTGFYNLAMIIVGVTFVINSLDSLIRLYTDNLGMTVARLGKWKYFVLNLAAMSLLTLLFKLDFLQIQWIGALVIGIFFCCLGYILVKRFRAVAAIDSSPKENKIDFSKIELAS encoded by the coding sequence ATGACAGCTTGGCTTTCTGCGGGATTATTATTTACCTTCACGGCAATAATTTTCTCGCTGATTAAATGGGGAAATGTGAAGATGGTCGGGGTGACCCCGGTCAAAACCTTCACTTTTATAGCGATCCTTTTCACCTCCGGCCTCGATGTAGGCCTGATCATGTTCCCCCTCACCGAGTTCGGTGGCTATGCAGACCTAGCCGCAAACCCAGAATATGGCTTCACCAACGCACTCGCGATTGAGTTTGGTTTTTGGGCCTTCCTGATCTGGGGTTTCTACTTCCTCACCTGTTTTTACTTCTGCATTATCGAGCCCAAAGTTAAATTCTTTGAGATCGGCCTGGTAAAGCTGATCAACAACGTGGTGATTATCGGTACCTGCGCGTTTACCGCCTACCTGCTGCTTAGCAACTTGCCCTGGTATCTGCCACAGGTTGGCGATGGTGAAACCATTGTTGGTACCTTCTACCTGATCGTATTTGCCGTGATCGCCGCTGCGGTCTACTCATCCACCAGCCTGCGCTATGTACGCTTCCTCAGTCTGGCGACTACCTGGATGTTTATTGGCCTGATCGCGGTAATGTGGGTAGGCGCCTTTACCGGTGAGAACGGTAGCGTTGGCGACTTCACTTCCACCTTTGCGCTGCTCGGCGGTTACTTCGGCAATATCCACCAGTTCGTGCTGCCGCTGAATGACTACCACGAGTTCTACCTGTTCTGGTGGTTTGCGTGGAGCATTATGATTGGCCAGTTTACCTCCCGCTTTGTGGGCGGTCTGCGTACTTACCAAGTGCTGGCGGCGATGCTGATCTTCCCATCCATCCCCATCGCACTGTGGTTCACCGTGCTTTACTACTATTCCAGCCAGGGCCTGGATACTACTGGCTTCTATAACCTGGCCATGATCATTGTGGGTGTTACTTTCGTGATCAACTCACTGGACTCCCTGATTCGCCTGTACACCGACAACCTGGGTATGACTGTTGCGCGTCTGGGCAAGTGGAAATACTTCGTGCTGAACCTGGCAGCGATGAGCCTGCTCACCCTGTTGTTCAAGCTCGACTTCCTACAAATCCAGTGGATCGGTGCCCTGGTAATTGGCATTTTCTTCTGCTGCCTGGGTTACATCCTGGTGAAACGCTTCAGGGCGGTAGCAGCTATCGACTCCTCGCCTAAAGAAAACAAGATCGACTTTAGCAAGATCGAACTGGCGAGCTAA
- a CDS encoding DNA-binding protein: MARTGVTYLDIFEAAKAIKARGEEPTVDRVRAHLGTGSKSTIAPLLKRWKNESSSSTDISGLPKDLVEALKGLHQRIQGDADQRVEQVQQEFEAKDLEITERLNEAQEASSKQTALIRELEQKLSASEGEKRRLKVTLGETQSELEKSEFQLEQASVRVEEQKASIEEMKQENRDVREHFEHFQQRTATDRQHERDQFRSSSEQLKGQVVSLTEQLGLAEQRISEQDLLYKQGQALITELNREKQELRENIGAAQTEAANYKRQAEEQAASAELQSSEITRLQDEVTRLQSSGVGQAKEIQLQQVSLERLEAELGATKDRIETLSDENRILLQEKAMLQGQFAQLEKSLGKQ, encoded by the coding sequence ATGGCGCGCACAGGGGTCACCTATCTGGACATTTTTGAAGCAGCAAAAGCGATTAAGGCCCGGGGCGAGGAGCCGACAGTTGATAGAGTGCGCGCTCATCTGGGGACTGGGAGTAAAAGTACAATTGCGCCGCTTCTAAAGCGTTGGAAAAACGAGAGTTCCAGCAGCACTGATATCAGCGGCTTGCCTAAAGATTTGGTGGAGGCACTGAAAGGGCTTCATCAGCGTATCCAGGGCGATGCGGACCAAAGAGTGGAGCAGGTTCAGCAGGAATTTGAAGCTAAAGATCTGGAGATAACAGAGAGACTAAATGAAGCTCAAGAGGCCAGTAGCAAGCAAACCGCATTGATTCGCGAGCTGGAGCAGAAGCTTTCAGCTTCTGAAGGTGAGAAGCGCCGCCTCAAAGTTACCCTGGGTGAAACTCAGTCAGAACTGGAAAAAAGTGAGTTTCAATTGGAGCAGGCCTCGGTTCGAGTTGAGGAGCAGAAGGCCTCAATTGAAGAGATGAAGCAGGAGAATCGCGATGTGCGCGAGCACTTTGAACACTTCCAGCAACGAACGGCTACAGACCGGCAGCACGAGCGAGATCAGTTTCGATCTTCCAGTGAGCAACTTAAGGGGCAGGTGGTCTCACTTACGGAGCAGCTTGGGCTGGCGGAACAGAGGATTTCAGAACAGGATCTCCTGTATAAACAGGGGCAGGCATTAATTACTGAGCTCAATCGGGAAAAGCAGGAGTTGCGTGAAAATATAGGCGCCGCTCAGACCGAAGCGGCAAACTACAAGCGACAGGCTGAAGAGCAGGCAGCAAGCGCTGAACTCCAATCTTCTGAAATTACACGATTACAGGATGAGGTTACCCGCCTCCAGAGCAGCGGTGTAGGACAAGCGAAAGAGATTCAGCTCCAGCAAGTATCTTTGGAAAGACTGGAAGCGGAACTGGGTGCTACAAAAGACCGGATAGAGACCTTGTCAGACGAGAATCGTATCCTTCTACAGGAGAAGGCAATGCTGCAAGGACAGTTTGCTCAACTGGAAAAATCCTTGGGTAAGCAGTAG
- a CDS encoding M15 family metallopeptidase — protein MYKKAIAAIAGLALFACTKDQDRNINVNDFEPEPKIGIYDISQEDCELMKLRQVLLNNSPIGCERLKRVVFNYTPLLDPPAQDNVGIEADLYRRGAVVVLDIVAENVLSLFGEIYRSRFPIQSAIPVEYFTLQERMADDRNNTLAFDSRPITGGSRWSEHAYGVAIDINPLQNPYLYIDKHTRAKVIPKDATEGYLNRAKFRPGKPTRMGMSEDVTTIFARHGFAVWGGDWNVPIDYMHFQVGSRQFINRLVTLPKESAKQLFNRYTQQLNRCFEESNSIKSAAHLRKHCVDKVVSEFDGEQE, from the coding sequence ATGTATAAGAAGGCTATCGCCGCCATTGCGGGCCTGGCGCTATTTGCATGCACCAAGGACCAGGATAGGAATATCAATGTTAATGATTTTGAACCTGAACCAAAGATAGGGATTTACGACATTTCCCAAGAAGACTGTGAGCTGATGAAGCTCCGGCAGGTTCTTCTGAACAACTCCCCTATTGGCTGTGAAAGGCTGAAAAGAGTCGTCTTCAACTATACGCCTCTCTTAGATCCCCCTGCTCAGGATAATGTTGGCATCGAAGCTGATCTATACCGCAGGGGCGCTGTTGTTGTACTTGATATCGTTGCCGAGAACGTCCTGTCTCTATTTGGCGAGATCTACCGATCTCGCTTTCCAATACAGTCAGCCATTCCTGTCGAATATTTTACTCTGCAAGAGCGAATGGCAGATGATCGAAACAACACGCTGGCTTTTGATTCCCGGCCTATTACTGGCGGAAGCAGATGGTCTGAGCACGCTTATGGTGTCGCTATTGATATTAACCCCCTACAAAACCCCTACCTGTATATTGATAAACACACTCGGGCCAAAGTAATCCCTAAGGATGCAACAGAAGGATATTTAAACCGGGCAAAGTTTCGTCCGGGAAAGCCAACCCGCATGGGGATGTCTGAAGATGTAACCACAATCTTTGCCAGGCATGGCTTCGCTGTCTGGGGTGGAGACTGGAATGTCCCGATTGATTATATGCACTTCCAGGTTGGCTCCCGTCAGTTCATTAACCGCCTTGTAACTTTGCCAAAGGAGAGTGCAAAACAACTATTTAACCGATATACCCAGCAATTGAATCGCTGTTTTGAGGAGAGCAACTCGATAAAAAGTGCTGCTCACCTCAGAAAACATTGTGTCGATAAAGTGGTATCAGAATTTGATGGAGAGCAGGAGTGA
- a CDS encoding BCCT family transporter, translating to MNKGTKDLIDKPTFWGSFALLLVATVPLILFPEAGSLWLLAAKDLVTEKLGVFYLLLGLGAMLFVLYIAFSDIGRIKLGGGKEGPEFSTLSWAAMLFSSGIGASILYWSMVEWIYYYQQPPFQVQASSAEAARWAVSYGIFHWGPLAWSIYLIPALPIAYYYYVRKRKVLKLSQALAPVLGDRSVGGPIGKLIDTSLVFGMLGGAATRLGIAAPLITLGLHKLFGVPTGVGFQVGTLIFCALLFGYCALVGVKRGLSVLSNFTIFLSLVLLLFVFIAGPTLFMLNSGLDSLGRALHNFLQMATWTESFSHFKQFPNTRFPQDWTVFYWAWWLVFAPSIGLFIARISGGRTIKAMILGALFFGTFGCFLFFMVLGNYGVYLHFSGELDMVQILNQQGANTVIFAVLDKLPASQLVVLLYTLIALVFTVITFDSISHILAAVVQKEVHGEPLRWNRIFWAFALAVMPITLLLIGGLESLQAASIIAGVPLLLIALLLCISMVKVARHDLSLHPIILEREIVLEGVAEESAWSGNAESGQVVMKSAKKD from the coding sequence TTGAATAAGGGAACAAAGGATCTCATAGACAAGCCCACCTTTTGGGGCTCTTTTGCATTGCTACTAGTGGCGACAGTGCCCTTAATCCTCTTTCCCGAGGCGGGTTCTTTATGGTTATTGGCAGCTAAAGATCTGGTGACAGAGAAGTTGGGGGTCTTTTATCTCCTACTAGGCCTAGGTGCGATGTTATTTGTGCTGTATATCGCCTTTAGTGATATTGGCAGGATAAAGTTAGGAGGGGGGAAAGAGGGCCCCGAATTCTCAACTCTATCCTGGGCTGCCATGTTGTTTTCTTCCGGTATTGGCGCCTCTATTTTGTATTGGTCGATGGTTGAATGGATCTACTATTACCAACAGCCGCCGTTCCAGGTTCAAGCAAGCTCAGCTGAAGCTGCGCGATGGGCAGTTTCCTACGGTATCTTTCACTGGGGACCGCTGGCTTGGTCTATCTATCTGATCCCCGCACTGCCAATTGCCTATTACTACTATGTGCGTAAACGCAAGGTTCTAAAGTTAAGCCAAGCGCTCGCGCCAGTATTGGGTGATCGAAGCGTGGGCGGGCCCATAGGTAAGCTTATCGATACTTCCCTGGTATTTGGCATGTTAGGGGGCGCGGCTACACGGCTTGGTATTGCGGCGCCGCTGATTACTTTGGGATTGCATAAGCTATTTGGGGTTCCTACTGGGGTGGGATTTCAGGTTGGGACACTGATATTTTGTGCGCTATTGTTTGGTTACTGTGCTCTTGTCGGCGTAAAGCGCGGCCTTAGTGTCCTATCAAACTTTACAATTTTTCTCTCACTCGTCTTGCTGCTCTTCGTGTTTATCGCGGGACCAACACTATTTATGCTCAATAGTGGGTTGGATTCCCTGGGTAGAGCGCTGCATAACTTCTTGCAAATGGCCACTTGGACTGAGTCCTTCTCTCATTTTAAACAGTTCCCCAATACTCGCTTCCCCCAGGACTGGACCGTCTTCTATTGGGCTTGGTGGTTGGTTTTTGCTCCGAGTATTGGCTTATTTATTGCGCGTATCTCCGGAGGGCGGACTATCAAGGCGATGATTCTTGGGGCACTATTTTTTGGAACTTTTGGCTGCTTCTTGTTTTTTATGGTGCTAGGCAACTACGGCGTTTACTTGCATTTTTCGGGCGAGCTGGACATGGTGCAAATACTGAATCAGCAGGGGGCCAATACCGTGATCTTTGCCGTTTTGGATAAGTTGCCGGCGAGCCAGTTAGTTGTGCTGCTCTATACGCTGATCGCACTGGTTTTTACGGTCATTACTTTTGACTCCATATCTCATATTCTTGCCGCAGTTGTGCAGAAAGAGGTTCATGGCGAGCCGCTTCGGTGGAATCGAATTTTCTGGGCCTTCGCGCTGGCAGTAATGCCTATTACTTTGTTGCTTATTGGCGGACTGGAATCATTGCAGGCGGCAAGCATTATCGCTGGTGTCCCTTTGCTGCTAATTGCCCTCTTGCTTTGTATCTCAATGGTTAAAGTTGCCCGGCATGATTTGAGTTTGCACCCAATTATCCTTGAAAGGGAAATTGTTTTGGAAGGGGTAGCTGAGGAAAGTGCCTGGAGTGGAAATGCTGAATCAGGGCAAGTAGTGATGAAATCTGCAAAAAAAGATTAG
- a CDS encoding BCCT family transporter has translation MLSNHFREIIDKPTFFGSLALLLAVTIPLVLFPEVGAAWVLAAKGFVTDKLGVFYLALGVGAILFMVYIVFSDIGQIKLGTPEEDAEFSTISWASMLFCAGIGASILYWSMVEWIYYYQTPPFQVEGGTPEAARWAVAYGIFHWGPLAWSIYLIPALPIAYFYYVRNHSVLKISEALMPVLGEQRAQGGIGKLIDVLFIFGMLGGGATTLGIAAPLITQGAHELLGVPTGLGTQVVVLMICTAIFGYSAFVGLKKGIRALSNLNMWLSIVLLLFVFLVGPTLFMLNTGLDALGRVLDNIFHMAAWTEPFAEFEQFPDTHFPQDWTIFYWAWWLVFAPSVGLFIARISRGRTIKTMVVGSIFYGTLGCFLFFMVLGNYGVYLQFSGELDVVGMLNEQGATAAIFATLKTLPGSKLVILVYTVLALIFTATTFDSISYILAAVVQKEVDEEPARWNRLFWAFALSLMPITLLFLGGLDTLQTASVIGGVPLLVVALLLCISIVKAAHYDLRYQPSYEEKEIYIEEFPEDDPWTEEGNWEVPAQAEHGVSHDDKPHIEGDPGSHPSRL, from the coding sequence GTGTTGTCCAATCATTTCAGAGAAATCATCGATAAACCCACGTTTTTTGGTTCGCTGGCGCTGCTGTTGGCAGTGACAATCCCACTGGTGCTGTTCCCCGAAGTTGGTGCCGCCTGGGTTTTAGCCGCTAAAGGTTTCGTTACTGACAAGCTGGGGGTTTTCTATCTGGCACTGGGTGTCGGGGCAATTCTCTTTATGGTCTATATCGTGTTTAGCGATATCGGCCAGATCAAGCTGGGGACGCCTGAAGAGGACGCAGAGTTCTCCACCATATCCTGGGCTTCAATGCTTTTTTGTGCCGGCATCGGCGCATCGATTCTCTATTGGTCCATGGTCGAGTGGATCTACTATTACCAAACCCCACCTTTCCAGGTTGAAGGAGGTACACCCGAAGCTGCGCGCTGGGCTGTTGCCTACGGTATTTTTCACTGGGGCCCGCTGGCGTGGTCCATCTACCTGATTCCCGCTCTGCCAATTGCCTACTTCTACTACGTTAGAAATCACAGCGTGCTGAAAATTAGCGAGGCACTGATGCCCGTTTTGGGGGAGCAGCGTGCCCAAGGTGGGATTGGTAAGTTGATCGACGTGCTGTTTATCTTTGGCATGTTGGGCGGTGGCGCTACGACCCTGGGAATAGCCGCGCCGCTGATCACTCAGGGGGCTCATGAACTCTTGGGCGTGCCCACCGGGCTGGGAACCCAGGTTGTAGTGCTGATGATATGTACGGCAATCTTCGGCTATAGCGCTTTTGTTGGACTTAAGAAGGGTATCCGCGCACTTTCCAACCTGAATATGTGGCTGTCTATTGTGCTGCTACTGTTTGTTTTCCTGGTTGGCCCCACCTTATTTATGTTGAACACTGGCTTGGATGCCCTGGGTCGTGTCCTGGATAACATCTTCCATATGGCCGCCTGGACTGAGCCATTTGCAGAGTTTGAACAGTTCCCCGACACCCATTTCCCCCAAGACTGGACCATCTTCTATTGGGCGTGGTGGTTGGTTTTCGCTCCCAGTGTCGGCTTGTTTATTGCGCGTATCTCGCGGGGGAGAACCATTAAGACCATGGTGGTCGGCTCCATTTTTTATGGCACCTTAGGCTGTTTCCTGTTCTTTATGGTGTTGGGGAATTACGGCGTCTACTTACAGTTTTCCGGTGAGCTGGATGTGGTTGGGATGCTAAATGAGCAGGGCGCAACTGCCGCAATTTTTGCCACACTCAAGACACTTCCCGGCAGTAAACTGGTGATTCTGGTATATACGGTACTCGCCCTCATCTTTACTGCAACTACATTCGATTCCATCTCATACATTCTTGCTGCTGTTGTGCAGAAAGAGGTCGATGAAGAGCCGGCTAGATGGAACCGCCTGTTCTGGGCATTTGCGCTTTCACTGATGCCGATAACGCTGCTGTTTTTGGGCGGCCTGGATACGCTGCAAACTGCCAGCGTGATTGGTGGAGTGCCGCTTTTGGTTGTCGCATTGTTGCTGTGCATATCGATTGTGAAAGCCGCTCACTATGACCTGCGCTACCAGCCGAGCTACGAAGAGAAGGAAATCTATATTGAAGAGTTTCCAGAGGATGATCCCTGGACAGAAGAGGGCAACTGGGAGGTTCCAGCCCAGGCAGAGCACGGCGTATCCCACGATGACAAACCCCATATAGAGGGCGATCCTGGAAGCCATCCATCTCGACTTTAA